The following proteins come from a genomic window of Methylorubrum populi:
- the modB gene encoding molybdate ABC transporter permease subunit: MSGLADWLGLSPDETTALLLSLRIASVATLASLPLGLLAAWLLARRRFPGHALLDGLVHLPLILPPVVTGYLLLLAFGRRGVFGAWLAEIGVVFSFRWTGAALACAVMGFPLMVRAMRLSIEAVDRRLEQAAATLGAAPPLVFLSVTLPLSLPGILAGAVLAFAKAMGEFGATITFVSNIPGETQTLPSAIYTLTQVPGGEAGALRLTLISVAVSMLALVASEALARRMSRRIGAGR; this comes from the coding sequence GTGAGCGGTCTCGCGGACTGGCTCGGCCTCAGCCCCGACGAGACGACCGCCCTCCTGCTTTCCCTGCGCATCGCCTCCGTGGCGACGCTGGCGAGCCTGCCGTTGGGTCTGCTGGCGGCGTGGCTGCTGGCGCGGCGGCGGTTTCCCGGCCACGCCCTGCTCGACGGCCTGGTCCACCTGCCGCTGATCCTGCCGCCTGTGGTGACGGGCTACCTGCTGCTGCTCGCCTTCGGCCGGCGCGGAGTGTTCGGCGCGTGGCTCGCCGAGATCGGCGTCGTGTTCTCGTTCCGCTGGACTGGCGCGGCGCTCGCCTGCGCGGTGATGGGCTTCCCGCTGATGGTGCGGGCGATGCGCCTGTCGATCGAGGCGGTGGATCGCCGGCTCGAACAGGCGGCGGCGACCCTCGGCGCGGCCCCACCCCTGGTGTTCCTCAGCGTGACCCTGCCGCTCAGCCTGCCCGGAATCCTGGCGGGCGCGGTGCTCGCCTTCGCCAAGGCGATGGGCGAGTTCGGCGCGACCATTACCTTCGTCTCCAACATCCCCGGCGAGACCCAGACCCTGCCCTCGGCGATCTACACGCTGACCCAGGTGCCGGGTGGGGAGGCGGGGGCGCTGCGCCTCACCCTGATCTCGGTCGCGGTCTCGATGCTGGCGCTGGTAGCCTCGGAGGCGCTGGCGCGGCGCATGAGCCGGCGGATCGGGGCAGGGCGGTAG
- a CDS encoding BrnA antitoxin family protein → MAIDRTRRPSDPRQAAEAAFRAVTRKTPEAAPEVVRAPVIPGTRETVSLRIDRAVLEHFQKDGPGWQDRINAALKAAAGL, encoded by the coding sequence ATGGCCATCGATCGTACCCGTCGCCCGAGCGACCCGCGCCAAGCGGCCGAGGCCGCCTTCCGGGCGGTGACGCGCAAGACTCCCGAGGCCGCACCGGAGGTGGTCCGGGCACCGGTGATCCCCGGCACGCGTGAGACCGTCTCCCTTCGCATCGACCGCGCGGTGCTGGAGCATTTCCAGAAGGACGGGCCCGGCTGGCAGGACCGCATCAACGCGGCCCTCAAGGCCGCCGCCGGCCTGTGA